One stretch of Paenibacillus sp. FSL R5-0341 DNA includes these proteins:
- the fosB gene encoding metallothiol transferase FosB: MNIQGINHLCFSVSNLERSITFFERALGAQIQVKGRKLAYFELAGLWIALNQEDVIRNYTERTYTHIAFTVTEEEFDGSVQQLRAAGADILPGRPRDPRDALSVYFTDPDGHLFELHTGTMKQRLDYYREDKAHMTFYP; this comes from the coding sequence ATGAATATTCAGGGAATTAATCATTTGTGCTTTTCCGTATCCAATCTGGAGCGGTCCATTACCTTTTTTGAACGGGCTCTCGGTGCCCAGATTCAGGTGAAGGGACGCAAACTGGCGTATTTTGAGCTTGCCGGTCTGTGGATCGCCTTGAATCAGGAGGATGTTATTCGCAACTATACGGAACGAACCTATACCCATATTGCATTTACCGTTACAGAAGAGGAGTTTGACGGGTCTGTGCAGCAGCTGCGAGCAGCTGGGGCTGACATTCTTCCCGGAAGGCCCAGAGATCCGCGGGATGCGTTATCTGTTTATTTTACCGATCCGGATGGTCATCTGTTTGAACTGCATACAGGTACGATGAAGCAAAGGCTGGATTATTATCGCGAAGACAAAGCTCATATGACCTTTTATCCGTGA